The DNA segment TCATCATTCAGTTTCCCTCGCCAACCGAAGCGCTGTTGCTTTCAGGCCGACAAGGATCGGATCGGCGACGGTTGCAGGAAATCCTTGCGGAAGCCCGGCGGAAACGGCCTCGACAATCGCCGGGGTTCTCTCGACCAACTCGCGGACGATGCGCTTCCCCGGCGCCTCGAATCCGCAATGTTTTGCAAGGTCATTAAAGTGGCGCCGCTTGATTTCGCTCCACTTGTAATGCGCATTTTTTCCATGCAATGCCATGGCCATCTTGAGCTTCTTTTCCGGAATGCGTTGGGGGGCATTGCCAACGACCGGGTAGGCCGACATTACGTCATACCTCGGCGTCAGCCGGAATCCGCCACGCGGTTCGATGAAAATGCTGAAGTTCTTTGCATGCCCGTCTATCGCGCAGAGCAACCAGAAAATTACCTGAGTACGGAAGAAGTCCTGGCGATCCAACTCTGCGTCGCTGGAACCCAACAGCAGATTCATGATCGATTCAATGCCTGGCCCGCCTTCATTTTCGTACTTTGCCGCTGCGGAAACGCCCTTGGCCTGGCACATATCCTCCTGCGGCAGCCGTATCAGCCATTTGCCATCCGCGGAAATCCGGCGATCGAAGCGCTCCACCACAAGGACGGCTTGTTGTCCAAACTTCGCCGGCCAGCAATCGGCCACCGGTACGCCGTAGGCCTTCAATATTTGCGCGCACAGCCATTCGTTTTCCACCGAAGTCGTGAGATCGATTCCGCCATGGCCATGATGGCCAATGGGCAGTTTCAGGATATGCGTGGTTGGCGTTGCGCCCAAAGGTTTCTTCCACGCGCCGGCATGGAGCAAGAGCGCGGTTTTCTCCTGAGCGCCGGCAAGGGAGATGCGGAACTCATCGTCATCCTGGTACCGGCCAAACACTGGAATATGGGTCAGGATGCCTTCGATTTGCGCTTCGCTCAACGCTTCGCCTTCGATGCGCCGGAAGTCTCCGGGAGAGTCGCCGTCCGGCAGGAGTTGAAGCGCGCCAACGCAATCACGACCGATTCCCGCCAGCAGGTCAAAAGATGTTTGAGACTTGGCACCGAAGCGTTGTTGAATCCTCTCGCGAATTTTCTGGTTGTCGGGAAGCAGGTTGTCAAAGTAGTGCTTGACCACGGGGCCGCTATATTTGCGGTTCGTAAGCGCCATTGACAGGGAAATAGGCCGGCCCAGGGGTGACCCGATCCAGGAGTCGTCATACTGGAAGTGGTGAACGCCTTGGGCATCGACCGACCAGCGCCCGACCAACTCGCCATTCATCCAGACACCCAGGGCTTGGGTCTTTGAACGCCGCCCCACTATTACCACTCCGATCCGGCTTGGCCGCATCCCGCCGGCGATTTTTCCCGGATGACCAGTTCAAGATTCAGTGCCGACAACATCCGGAACAGGCTTTCAATGGAACTGCCTTCGGGCCGGGTTTCGAGTGCGGAAATGGTCTTCGGCAGCAGCCCGACGCTGGCGCCGGCGCCGCTCTGCGTGATGCTCTTGCGTTTGCGTTGGGCGCGCAGAATCTGCGAAAGCTGCTGCGGTGTCCTGGCGACGGTTTCCATTGAATACCCCCCTGTAAGGCATATCCGCACTATATACCCTGTAAGGGATATACTCAATAGATACCCTATAGGGTTGATTCCGAGGATTGGGTGGAAATCGGGGAAAGAGACTCAGGGATGCGCCGAGCGGGAACCCTGCTGCCACCGCCACACATCGGCACACATTTGATCCAGCCCGCGTTCTGCTTTCCAGTTCAGCATCTCCCGCGCCAGGCTTGGGTCGGCCCAGCACTGGGCGATATCGCCGGCGCGGCGGGAGGCGATCTGGTAGGGAATTGAGCGGCCGCTGGCTATTTCAAAGGCCTTGACCATGTCCAGCACTGAATAGCCCCGGCCGGTCCCCAGATTGACGGTAAGCAACCCACCCTTCCGCTTGAGGTAGTCGAGCGCGGCGACATGGCCTTCCGCCAGATCCACGACGTGGATGTAATCGCGTATGCCGGTGCCATCTGGAGTGGGGTAGTCATTGCCCCAGACGTTGAGGAATTCACGCTTGCCGACGGCGACCTGGGCGACGAAAGGCATCAGGTTATTGGGGATGCCTTGCGGATCTTCGCCAATCAGTCCGGATTCATGGGCGCCGACGGGGTTGAAGTAGCGCAGCCGCGCCATACGCCAGTCTGGCTCGGCGCGATGCAGATCGGCCAGGATATCTTCGATGATGAGCTTGCTACGGCCGTAGGGGTTGGTCGCCGAGCGCGGGAAATCTTCGCGGATCGGCACGCTGGCCGGGTCGCCATAGACAGTGGCCGACGACGAAAAGACAAAGGTCTTGACCTGTGCCCTGCGCATGGCGGCCAGCAGTTGCAGCGTGCCATGGACATTGTTGTCGTAATACTCGAGCGGTTTTGCTACCGATTCGCCCACGGCCTTGAGGCCGGCAAAATGCATTACGGCACTGATGGGGTGGCGGTCAAACAGATCGCCGAGCAACTGACTATCGCGCACATCGCCCTGGATGAAAGCGGGGCGCTTGCCGCAGAGAGTTTCCAGCCGGTCCACCACATCTGCTTGGCTGTTGCAGAGGTTGTCGAGGATCAGCAGTTCGTGCCCCGCCTTTGCCAGTGCAACGCAGGTGTGCGAACCGATATAGCCGGTACCGCCGGTGACCAATATCATTGAGTTTGTTCTTTGTGGAAGTGCCAAAACTGAGGAGCGATTATCGCCCATTTGGCCAATGGGTCAAAGATGCAAGATTCAAGGTTCAAGTCGCAAGGACGCGCAATCAGGCGGGTGGCAAGCTATTTCGCCGTTTCCTGCCAGCGGCGCACATCAATGCCTGCACGCGTATAGCTTTCAGGTGCCGCACAGACCAGGCGTGGCAATATGGCGGCATCACCCGCAACATTAAGCCACTTGCGTAGCCCCTTGAACATATCTT comes from the Georgfuchsia toluolica genome and includes:
- a CDS encoding type II toxin-antitoxin system HipA family toxin; amino-acid sequence: MNGELVGRWSVDAQGVHHFQYDDSWIGSPLGRPISLSMALTNRKYSGPVVKHYFDNLLPDNQKIRERIQQRFGAKSQTSFDLLAGIGRDCVGALQLLPDGDSPGDFRRIEGEALSEAQIEGILTHIPVFGRYQDDDEFRISLAGAQEKTALLLHAGAWKKPLGATPTTHILKLPIGHHGHGGIDLTTSVENEWLCAQILKAYGVPVADCWPAKFGQQAVLVVERFDRRISADGKWLIRLPQEDMCQAKGVSAAAKYENEGGPGIESIMNLLLGSSDAELDRQDFFRTQVIFWLLCAIDGHAKNFSIFIEPRGGFRLTPRYDVMSAYPVVGNAPQRIPEKKLKMAMALHGKNAHYKWSEIKRRHFNDLAKHCGFEAPGKRIVRELVERTPAIVEAVSAGLPQGFPATVADPILVGLKATALRLARETE
- the galE gene encoding UDP-glucose 4-epimerase GalE, which translates into the protein MILVTGGTGYIGSHTCVALAKAGHELLILDNLCNSQADVVDRLETLCGKRPAFIQGDVRDSQLLGDLFDRHPISAVMHFAGLKAVGESVAKPLEYYDNNVHGTLQLLAAMRRAQVKTFVFSSSATVYGDPASVPIREDFPRSATNPYGRSKLIIEDILADLHRAEPDWRMARLRYFNPVGAHESGLIGEDPQGIPNNLMPFVAQVAVGKREFLNVWGNDYPTPDGTGIRDYIHVVDLAEGHVAALDYLKRKGGLLTVNLGTGRGYSVLDMVKAFEIASGRSIPYQIASRRAGDIAQCWADPSLAREMLNWKAERGLDQMCADVWRWQQGSRSAHP